Proteins from one Embleya scabrispora genomic window:
- the aceE gene encoding pyruvate dehydrogenase (acetyl-transferring), homodimeric type, with amino-acid sequence MSPHTSSRIPPGQLDQLPDRDPEETAEWAESLDAVVRAAGPGRARLLLARLLEHGAHHGLDLPPVTRTPYVNTVPTAAEPAYPGDLALEERITAYNRWNAAAMVTRASRFGLGGHMATYASAAWLYEVGFEHFFRGRADGGPGDQIYFQGHASPGVYARAFLEGRLTVDQLDRFRREVGGGGLPSYPHPRSSGGFWEFPTVSMGLGPLAAVYQARFNRYLHHRGIKDTSRSRVWAFLGDGEMDEPEATAALTLAAREGLDNLVFVINCNLQRLDGPVRGNGRVVQELEGVFAGAGWHVVKALWGRDWDDLFARDHDGELIRRLERTPDGQFQTYSAAAGAYIRDNLLGGSPDLRDVAAHLADARLAEVVGFSRAGHEPRKVHAAYRAAVDHRGGPSVVLVQTVKGWTLGPGFEARNANHQMKKLRQDEFRVMRDRLDLPVSDADLAGELPPYLHPGPDSPEARYLADRRRALGGPVPARRTAFTPLPEPPALTSAPFAALLEGSGKQEIATTMAFVRLAKDLMRDPVVGRRWVPIVPDEARTFGMESMFPTAGIYSPHGQTYDAVDRELLLSYREAVDGQILNEGITEAGAVASFTAAATAYATHGEPMIPFYVFYSMFGWQRVADQLWALADQMGRGFLIGATAGRTTMTGEGLQHADGHSQLIASTNPACVSYDPAFAYEIAVVVREGLRRMLTATPEHPTGEDVFYYLTVYNEPLPQPAMPGIGAAEGILRGMHCCAPVADAEADAELLASGTAVRWALEAQRLLAEDWDVRAQVWSVTSWTELRREALAAGEDQVPYVTAALADATGPVVAVSDWMRTVPDQIAPWVRQEWTSLGTDGFGLSDTRAATRTHFAVDAPSIVIRTLRMLARRGRVRPGAPEEAMRRYGRSSG; translated from the coding sequence ATGTCACCCCACACGTCGAGCCGAATCCCGCCCGGGCAGCTCGACCAGCTCCCCGACCGGGACCCCGAGGAAACCGCGGAATGGGCCGAATCGCTCGACGCCGTCGTACGCGCCGCCGGCCCCGGCCGAGCCCGCCTGCTGCTGGCCCGCCTCCTCGAACACGGCGCGCACCACGGCCTCGACCTGCCGCCGGTGACGCGTACCCCGTACGTCAACACCGTGCCGACCGCGGCCGAGCCGGCCTACCCCGGCGACCTCGCCCTCGAGGAGCGGATCACCGCGTACAACCGGTGGAACGCCGCCGCGATGGTCACCCGGGCAAGCCGCTTCGGCCTCGGCGGACACATGGCCACCTACGCGTCGGCGGCCTGGCTGTACGAGGTCGGGTTCGAGCACTTCTTCCGAGGGCGGGCCGACGGCGGTCCCGGCGACCAGATCTACTTCCAGGGACACGCTTCGCCCGGTGTGTACGCGCGGGCCTTCCTGGAGGGGCGCCTGACGGTCGACCAGCTGGATCGGTTCCGGCGCGAGGTGGGCGGCGGCGGGTTGCCCTCCTATCCGCATCCACGATCGTCGGGCGGCTTCTGGGAGTTCCCGACCGTATCGATGGGTCTGGGCCCGCTGGCCGCGGTCTACCAGGCCAGGTTCAACCGCTATCTGCACCACCGCGGCATCAAGGACACGTCGCGCAGCCGGGTCTGGGCCTTCCTCGGCGACGGCGAGATGGACGAGCCCGAGGCCACCGCGGCGCTGACCCTGGCCGCCCGCGAGGGGCTGGACAACCTGGTCTTCGTGATCAACTGCAACCTGCAACGCCTGGACGGCCCGGTACGCGGAAACGGGCGGGTGGTCCAGGAGTTGGAGGGCGTATTCGCCGGCGCCGGCTGGCATGTGGTCAAGGCGCTGTGGGGCCGGGACTGGGACGACCTGTTCGCACGCGACCACGACGGCGAGCTGATCCGCCGTCTGGAACGCACGCCCGACGGCCAGTTCCAGACCTACTCGGCCGCGGCCGGCGCCTACATCCGGGACAACCTGCTCGGCGGCTCTCCCGATCTGCGCGACGTGGCCGCGCACTTGGCCGACGCGCGGCTCGCCGAGGTGGTCGGGTTCTCGCGGGCGGGACACGAACCCCGCAAGGTACACGCGGCCTATCGGGCCGCGGTCGACCACCGCGGCGGCCCGAGCGTGGTGCTCGTGCAGACGGTCAAGGGCTGGACGCTCGGACCCGGCTTCGAGGCGCGCAACGCCAACCACCAGATGAAGAAGCTGCGCCAGGACGAATTCCGGGTGATGCGCGACCGGCTCGACCTGCCGGTGTCCGACGCCGACCTGGCCGGCGAGTTGCCGCCGTACCTGCACCCGGGGCCGGACTCGCCCGAGGCCCGCTACCTGGCCGACCGGCGGCGCGCGCTCGGCGGGCCGGTCCCGGCCCGGCGTACCGCGTTCACCCCGCTGCCGGAGCCGCCGGCGCTGACGTCGGCGCCGTTCGCGGCGCTGCTCGAGGGGTCGGGGAAGCAGGAGATCGCCACCACGATGGCGTTCGTCCGGCTGGCCAAGGACCTGATGCGCGACCCCGTCGTGGGTCGGCGCTGGGTGCCGATCGTGCCGGACGAGGCGCGCACGTTCGGAATGGAGTCGATGTTCCCGACGGCCGGGATCTACTCGCCGCACGGGCAGACCTACGACGCGGTGGACCGCGAACTGCTGCTCTCCTACCGGGAGGCGGTGGACGGCCAGATCCTCAACGAGGGCATCACCGAGGCCGGCGCGGTCGCCTCGTTCACGGCGGCGGCCACCGCGTACGCGACGCACGGCGAGCCGATGATCCCGTTCTACGTCTTCTACTCGATGTTCGGGTGGCAGCGGGTGGCCGACCAACTGTGGGCGCTGGCCGACCAGATGGGGCGCGGATTCCTGATCGGCGCGACCGCGGGCCGGACCACGATGACCGGCGAGGGGCTGCAACACGCGGACGGCCACTCCCAGTTGATCGCGTCGACGAACCCGGCGTGCGTGTCGTACGACCCGGCTTTCGCGTACGAGATCGCGGTCGTGGTGCGGGAGGGGTTGCGGCGGATGCTCACGGCCACGCCCGAGCACCCCACGGGTGAGGACGTCTTCTATTACCTGACGGTGTACAACGAGCCGCTGCCGCAGCCCGCGATGCCCGGGATCGGGGCGGCCGAGGGGATCCTGCGGGGCATGCACTGCTGCGCGCCCGTCGCCGACGCGGAGGCCGACGCCGAACTGCTCGCCAGTGGCACGGCGGTGCGGTGGGCGCTGGAGGCGCAGCGGCTGCTGGCCGAGGACTGGGATGTGCGGGCCCAGGTGTGGTCGGTGACCTCCTGGACCGAGCTGCGCCGCGAGGCGCTGGCCGCCGGGGAGGACCAAGTCCCGTATGTCACCGCAGCCTTGGCGGACGCGACCGGGCCGGTGGTGGCGGTGAGCGACTGGATGCGCACCGTCCCCGACCAGATCGCGCCATGGGTCCGGCAGGAGTGGACCTCGCTCGGCACGGACGGCTTCGGCCTGTCCGACACCCGAGCCGCGACCCGCACCCACTTCGCGGTGGACGCCCCGTCGATCGTGATCCGTACTCTGCGGATGCTGGCCCGCCGGGGCAGGGTCAGGCCCGGGGCGCCCGAGGAGGCGATGCGGCGCTACGGCCGATCGTCGGGATGA
- a CDS encoding amino acid ABC transporter ATP-binding protein, producing MTSEDPLVVLSGVNKHFGSLHVLRDIDLTVARNEVVVLIGPSGSGKSTLCRTINRLEPIDSGTITIDGRPLPAEGRGLARLRSEVGMVFQSFNLFAHKTVLENLTLAQLKVRKRSKAEAEKKARELLARVGLADQAPKYPAQLSGGQQQRVAIARSLAMDPKVMLFDEPTSALDPEMINEVLEVMRSLAVEGMTMVVVTHEMGFARSAANRVVFMADGRIMESRTPEEFFDNPETDRAKDFLSKILKH from the coding sequence GTGACCTCGGAAGACCCCCTCGTCGTTCTCTCCGGCGTGAACAAACACTTCGGGTCGCTGCACGTGCTCCGCGACATCGACCTGACGGTGGCCCGCAACGAGGTGGTCGTCCTGATCGGCCCCTCCGGCTCCGGCAAGTCCACGCTGTGCCGCACGATCAACCGCCTGGAGCCGATCGACTCCGGCACGATCACCATCGACGGCCGGCCACTGCCCGCCGAGGGACGCGGACTGGCCCGGCTGCGCTCCGAGGTCGGCATGGTGTTCCAGTCCTTCAACCTGTTCGCGCACAAGACGGTCCTGGAGAATCTGACCCTCGCTCAGCTCAAGGTGCGCAAGCGCAGCAAGGCCGAGGCGGAGAAGAAGGCCCGCGAACTCCTGGCCCGGGTCGGACTCGCCGACCAGGCGCCCAAGTATCCGGCGCAACTCTCCGGCGGCCAGCAACAACGGGTCGCGATCGCCCGGTCGTTGGCGATGGATCCCAAGGTCATGCTGTTCGACGAGCCGACCTCCGCGCTCGACCCGGAGATGATCAACGAGGTCCTGGAGGTCATGCGCTCGCTCGCCGTCGAGGGCATGACGATGGTCGTGGTCACCCACGAGATGGGCTTCGCCCGCTCGGCGGCCAACCGGGTCGTGTTCATGGCCGACGGACGGATCATGGAATCGCGCACGCCCGAGGAGTTCTTCGACAACCCGGAGACCGACCGGGCCAAGGACTTCCTGTCCAAGATCCTCAAGCACTGA
- a CDS encoding amino acid ABC transporter permease, with amino-acid sequence MSVEASALYDIPGPKALARHRTYGLIATVVLLGVLAWVIYKLIDTGQFAGDKWAPFEYVGVQKLLLRGLWHTIQVFAWAAVLSLAFGAFFAAGRLSDHRVVRWFAGLVVEFFRAMPVLVMIFFIFIAMKVEPRLALIAGLTLYNGSVLAEVFRGGVNAVPKGQSEAAYALGMRKTSVMIHVLIPQAVRTMLPTIISQLVVTLKDTSLGYLISYEEFLYAGKQIATNLDYSLPFIPVVIVIAPIYIGMCMLLSGLARYLESRRRRQHRGT; translated from the coding sequence ATGAGTGTCGAGGCGTCGGCGCTGTACGACATCCCCGGCCCGAAGGCACTGGCCCGGCACCGTACTTACGGCCTGATCGCCACCGTCGTACTGCTCGGCGTGCTGGCCTGGGTGATCTACAAGCTGATCGACACGGGCCAGTTCGCGGGCGACAAGTGGGCGCCCTTCGAATACGTGGGCGTGCAGAAGCTGTTGCTGCGCGGTCTGTGGCACACGATCCAGGTCTTCGCGTGGGCGGCGGTGTTGTCCCTGGCGTTCGGCGCGTTCTTTGCCGCGGGGCGGCTGTCCGACCATCGGGTGGTCCGCTGGTTCGCGGGCCTGGTGGTGGAGTTCTTCCGGGCCATGCCGGTGCTGGTGATGATCTTCTTCATCTTCATCGCGATGAAGGTCGAACCCCGCCTGGCCCTGATCGCCGGCCTGACCCTGTACAACGGCTCGGTACTGGCGGAGGTCTTCCGGGGCGGGGTCAACGCGGTCCCCAAGGGCCAGAGCGAGGCGGCCTACGCGCTGGGCATGCGCAAGACCTCGGTGATGATCCACGTCCTGATCCCGCAGGCCGTGCGCACCATGCTGCCCACGATCATCAGCCAGTTGGTGGTCACGCTCAAGGACACCTCGCTCGGATACCTGATCTCCTACGAGGAGTTCCTCTACGCCGGCAAGCAGATCGCCACGAACCTCGACTACAGCCTCCCCTTCATCCCGGTGGTCATCGTGATCGCCCCGATCTACATCGGCATGTGCATGCTCCTGTCCGGCCTGGCCCGCTACCTCGAAAGCCGGAGACGGCGACAGCACAGGGGCACCTGA
- a CDS encoding GntR family transcriptional regulator, which yields MTEPRPIAEPPRPTLERRPLREQIRQYVTEAVVAGRWAPGERIVERRVAVELGVSQAPVREALRELEQLGLVESEPNKGVRVRSFSEADLREIYPVRAGLEETAARLALPRIDDARLAALDRHVAALHAASTAGDAAAQVRHGVAFHREIVAASGNALLGSVWEALGIEVWTTLSIRVYRMDLHENAADHEPIVAAFRRRDPATGELLREHVLGYGGCALLP from the coding sequence ATGACCGAGCCGCGCCCGATCGCCGAGCCGCCCCGCCCGACCCTGGAGCGCCGTCCGCTGCGCGAACAGATCCGTCAGTACGTCACCGAGGCCGTGGTCGCGGGCCGTTGGGCCCCCGGCGAGCGCATCGTCGAACGCCGCGTCGCGGTCGAGCTGGGCGTCAGCCAGGCCCCCGTGCGCGAGGCGCTGCGCGAGCTGGAACAGCTGGGCCTGGTCGAGTCGGAGCCGAACAAGGGCGTACGCGTGCGCTCCTTCAGCGAGGCCGATCTGCGCGAGATCTACCCGGTCCGGGCCGGCCTCGAGGAGACCGCGGCCCGGCTTGCGCTGCCGAGGATCGACGACGCACGACTCGCCGCGCTCGATCGCCACGTCGCCGCGCTGCACGCGGCCTCGACGGCCGGGGACGCCGCCGCGCAGGTCCGGCACGGGGTGGCCTTCCACCGCGAGATCGTCGCCGCGTCCGGCAACGCGCTGCTCGGCTCGGTATGGGAGGCGCTGGGCATCGAGGTCTGGACGACGCTGTCGATCCGCGTGTACCGCATGGACCTGCACGAGAACGCGGCCGACCACGAGCCGATCGTCGCCGCCTTCCGCCGCCGCGACCCGGCCACGGGCGAACTACTGCGCGAACACGTCCTGGGCTACGGCGGCTGCGCGCTCTTGCCGTAG
- a CDS encoding DUF4291 domain-containing protein: protein MVMLRRIRADFDARSLVVYQAYALAIAEPALREGRFVAPFSFGRMTWIKPSFRWLMHRSDWGRKAGQERVLAVRMTRAGFEEALARAVSTEGSVAGADVHVQWDPERSVRGAALNHYSIQVGIGRGLIRTFNEEWVVGITDLTPLVRRLAGLVKDGRVAQAQRLLPPEKPYPLPTAVARRVGADG from the coding sequence ATGGTGATGTTGCGTCGGATTCGGGCCGACTTCGATGCGCGTTCGTTGGTGGTGTACCAGGCGTATGCGCTGGCCATCGCCGAACCGGCGTTGCGGGAGGGGCGGTTCGTGGCGCCGTTCTCGTTCGGGCGGATGACCTGGATCAAGCCGTCGTTTCGGTGGTTGATGCACCGCAGTGACTGGGGGCGCAAGGCGGGCCAGGAACGGGTGTTGGCGGTGCGGATGACTCGGGCCGGGTTCGAGGAGGCGTTGGCGCGGGCGGTGTCGACCGAGGGGTCGGTGGCGGGCGCCGATGTGCATGTGCAGTGGGATCCGGAGCGGTCGGTGCGCGGGGCGGCGCTGAACCACTACAGCATTCAGGTGGGGATCGGGCGCGGGCTGATCCGGACCTTCAACGAGGAGTGGGTCGTCGGGATCACCGATCTGACGCCGCTGGTGCGGCGGTTGGCCGGATTGGTGAAGGACGGGCGGGTTGCCCAGGCGCAGCGCTTGTTGCCGCCGGAAAAGCCGTATCCGCTGCCGACGGCGGTGGCGCGGCGCGTGGGCGCGGACGGCTGA
- a CDS encoding sensor histidine kinase, protein MSGVVAMRSLAGDLRLLRRAVFRRPSARARLALMYGGMSLVVGTVLLGIVYWFVDQRVSQRLPTAMARTLAIDASGDTTTYGPAAPVQAAPAQPAEPGAYAQTSLPLERIRRASSVGQDVTMSQLLTVLGAALLLLAAASILVGWWMSGRVLRPVHGITATARRLSEHNLHERIAMPGPDDELKELADTFDGMLDRLEKSFDSRRLFVANASHELRTPLTIQRTAIEIGLADPHSPADIVETREHLLALNRRTERLIDGLLNLAVSERGNVRVTPVALDELTADVLRQTRPAAERAGVRVDANLAGSTVAGDPLLLRQLVTNLIENAVRHNHAGGFITIGVSPGSFRIRNTGPVIPAARIPDLFEPFHRFRPNRTGSAKGSGLGLSIVQAIAHAHAARITTTANQHGGLSIAIALPTPRTPCRAKAPKPKASNTHPS, encoded by the coding sequence ATGAGCGGCGTGGTGGCGATGCGCAGCCTGGCGGGCGATCTGCGACTGCTCCGGCGGGCGGTGTTCCGGCGGCCGTCGGCGCGGGCGCGACTGGCGCTCATGTACGGCGGCATGTCGCTGGTGGTGGGGACGGTGCTGTTGGGCATCGTGTACTGGTTCGTCGATCAGCGTGTGTCCCAGCGGCTGCCGACGGCGATGGCCAGGACGTTGGCGATCGACGCCTCGGGCGACACGACCACGTACGGCCCGGCCGCCCCCGTACAGGCCGCACCGGCGCAGCCGGCCGAGCCGGGGGCGTACGCCCAGACCTCGTTGCCCCTGGAGCGGATCCGCCGGGCCAGTTCGGTCGGCCAGGACGTGACGATGAGCCAGCTGCTGACCGTACTCGGGGCCGCCCTCCTCCTCCTCGCGGCGGCCTCGATCCTGGTCGGGTGGTGGATGTCGGGGCGCGTACTGCGCCCGGTGCACGGCATCACCGCGACCGCGCGCCGGTTGTCCGAACACAATCTGCACGAGCGGATCGCGATGCCCGGGCCGGACGACGAACTCAAGGAACTCGCCGACACGTTCGACGGGATGCTGGATCGGCTGGAGAAGTCCTTCGACAGTCGGCGGCTGTTCGTCGCCAACGCCTCACACGAGTTGCGCACCCCACTCACGATCCAGCGCACGGCGATCGAGATCGGCCTCGCCGATCCGCACTCGCCGGCGGACATCGTCGAGACCCGCGAGCACCTGCTGGCGCTGAACCGGCGCACGGAGCGGCTGATCGACGGGCTGTTGAACCTGGCGGTGAGCGAGCGCGGGAACGTCCGGGTGACGCCGGTCGCACTGGACGAACTGACCGCCGACGTCCTGCGCCAAACCCGTCCGGCGGCCGAGCGGGCAGGGGTCCGGGTGGACGCGAACCTGGCCGGGAGCACGGTCGCCGGCGACCCCCTGCTGCTTCGCCAACTGGTCACGAATCTCATCGAAAACGCGGTCCGCCACAACCACGCGGGCGGCTTCATCACGATCGGCGTCTCCCCGGGCTCGTTCCGCATCCGCAACACCGGCCCGGTCATCCCCGCCGCCCGCATCCCCGACCTCTTCGAACCCTTCCACCGCTTCCGCCCCAACCGCACCGGCTCCGCCAAGGGTTCCGGCCTGGGCCTCTCCATAGTCCAAGCCATAGCCCACGCCCACGCGGCCCGAATCACCACAACAGCCAATCAGCACGGCGGCCTGTCCATAGCAATAGCCCTCCCCACCCCCCGAACCCCTTGCCGAGCCAAAGCCCCGAAGCCGAAGGCATCGAACACTCACCCGAGTTGA
- a CDS encoding glutamate ABC transporter substrate-binding protein — MRTHTASADAGTAARTGAPPRRRPRSAVVPLAALLAVVLLAACGKSGTPPPKGPKPKDLPSYQVATDVNLDSPTFRSAKSRGKLVVGTKADQPYVAAQDPATGYYSGFDVEIAKMMAASLGFGVDRIEFKTITSANRETSLQNGEVDYYVGTYTINDNRKKLVGFAGPYYIAGQALLVRKDDKSINGPQDLAGKKVCSVAGSTPYQRIVANYPKATAVAYDSYSVCVDNLISLQVDAVTTDDTILKGYAAKVPDQLRLAGEPFSKEPYGIGVPRGDRTFRLALDDAIVAHEQNGDWKRAYDSTLGLSGVPAPPPPPVDRY; from the coding sequence ATGCGCACCCACACCGCCTCCGCCGACGCGGGCACCGCAGCCCGCACCGGCGCGCCGCCGCGCCGCCGGCCCCGGTCCGCCGTCGTGCCGCTCGCGGCCCTGCTCGCCGTCGTGTTGCTCGCCGCGTGCGGCAAATCCGGTACGCCCCCGCCCAAGGGCCCCAAACCCAAGGACCTGCCGTCGTATCAGGTCGCCACCGACGTGAACCTCGACTCGCCCACGTTCCGATCGGCCAAGTCGCGCGGCAAGTTGGTCGTCGGCACCAAGGCGGACCAGCCCTACGTCGCGGCGCAGGACCCGGCGACCGGCTACTACTCGGGCTTCGACGTCGAGATCGCCAAGATGATGGCCGCGTCGCTGGGCTTCGGGGTGGACCGCATCGAGTTCAAGACGATCACCTCCGCCAACCGCGAGACCTCGTTGCAGAACGGCGAAGTCGACTACTACGTCGGGACGTACACGATCAACGACAACCGCAAGAAGCTGGTCGGCTTCGCCGGGCCGTACTACATCGCCGGCCAGGCGCTGCTGGTCCGCAAGGACGACAAGTCCATCAACGGCCCCCAGGACCTGGCCGGCAAGAAGGTCTGCTCGGTCGCCGGATCCACGCCGTACCAGCGGATCGTGGCCAACTACCCCAAGGCCACCGCCGTCGCCTACGACAGCTACTCGGTGTGCGTGGACAACCTGATCAGCCTTCAGGTCGACGCGGTGACCACCGACGACACCATCCTCAAGGGTTATGCCGCGAAGGTGCCGGACCAACTCCGGCTCGCGGGCGAGCCGTTCTCCAAGGAGCCGTACGGGATCGGCGTACCGCGCGGCGATCGCACCTTCCGACTCGCCCTGGACGACGCGATCGTCGCGCACGAACAAAACGGCGACTGGAAACGCGCCTACGACTCGACCCTCGGCCTCTCCGGCGTACCGGCTCCCCCGCCGCCGCCCGTGGACCGGTACTAG
- a CDS encoding DUF2191 domain-containing protein, with translation MAKVNISLDANAVIEVMVLSGVRNAQDAIEAVVLDYIARGHRTEALTGNVEEHRRTVEERERRNPVTE, from the coding sequence ATGGCCAAGGTCAACATCAGCCTGGACGCGAACGCCGTGATCGAGGTCATGGTCCTGTCCGGCGTCCGCAACGCGCAGGACGCGATCGAGGCGGTCGTCCTGGACTACATCGCCCGCGGACACCGCACCGAGGCGCTGACCGGCAACGTCGAGGAGCACCGGCGTACGGTCGAGGAGCGCGAGCGGCGCAACCCGGTCACCGAGTAG
- a CDS encoding response regulator transcription factor, giving the protein MRVLVTEDEELLADLVARGLRRAAIAVDVAYDGESALERLAVNDYDVLVLDRDLPGTHGDEVCRRVVAGRLRTRILMLTAAGTVPERVAGLRLGADDYLPKPFEFAELLARVQALGRRAAPAVPPVLEKHGIVLDSARRQVTRNGEYVRLAHKEFAVLATLMAADGAVVSAEELLERVWDENIDPFSNTVRVTMSKLRAKLGDPQVIRTVPGSGYLI; this is encoded by the coding sequence CCGACCTGGTGGCCCGAGGGCTGCGCCGGGCGGCGATCGCGGTCGATGTGGCGTACGACGGCGAGAGCGCGTTGGAGCGGCTGGCGGTCAACGACTACGACGTGCTCGTGCTCGACCGCGACCTGCCCGGCACGCACGGTGACGAGGTCTGCCGGCGGGTGGTGGCCGGGCGGCTGCGTACCCGGATCCTGATGCTGACCGCCGCCGGGACCGTGCCCGAGCGGGTGGCCGGGCTGCGCCTCGGCGCCGACGACTACCTGCCCAAGCCGTTCGAGTTCGCCGAACTGCTGGCGCGCGTGCAGGCGTTGGGACGGCGAGCGGCGCCGGCGGTGCCGCCGGTGCTGGAGAAGCACGGCATCGTGCTGGACAGCGCGCGGCGCCAAGTCACCCGCAACGGCGAGTACGTTCGGCTCGCGCACAAGGAATTCGCGGTGCTGGCGACGCTGATGGCGGCCGACGGCGCGGTGGTCAGCGCCGAGGAACTGCTGGAGCGGGTCTGGGACGAGAACATCGACCCGTTCTCCAACACCGTGCGGGTGACCATGTCCAAGCTGCGGGCCAAGCTCGGCGACCCCCAGGTGATCCGGACCGTGCCGGGCTCGGGATACCTGATATGA
- a CDS encoding amino acid ABC transporter permease, whose product MNVLFDNFTLFRKGFVGTVELTLAAGLIALVVGVLMAGCRVSPVRPMRLIGGAWVTVLRNTPLTLLFFAVVLGLPRFGVVLPFFTLAVLALGCYTSAFVCEAVRAGINTVPVGQGEAARSLGMNFGQTLSLIVLPQAVRAVIPPVGSTLIALAKNSAIAGSFSVVELLGTYRTLNELGYDIVATFLWIAVGYLIITLTLSAVFRILEKRLEVAR is encoded by the coding sequence ATGAATGTCCTGTTCGACAACTTCACCCTGTTCCGCAAGGGCTTCGTCGGTACCGTCGAACTGACCCTGGCCGCCGGGCTGATCGCACTGGTGGTGGGCGTGCTGATGGCCGGGTGCCGGGTCTCGCCGGTGCGGCCGATGCGGCTGATCGGCGGCGCGTGGGTGACCGTACTGCGCAACACCCCGCTTACGCTGCTGTTCTTCGCGGTGGTCCTGGGGTTGCCGCGATTCGGCGTGGTACTTCCCTTCTTCACCCTCGCCGTGCTCGCCCTGGGCTGCTACACCTCGGCCTTCGTCTGCGAGGCGGTGCGGGCCGGCATCAACACCGTGCCGGTCGGTCAGGGCGAGGCGGCCCGGAGTCTGGGCATGAACTTCGGCCAGACGCTCAGCCTGATCGTGCTGCCGCAGGCGGTGCGCGCGGTGATCCCGCCGGTCGGCAGCACGCTGATCGCACTCGCCAAGAACAGCGCCATCGCCGGTTCGTTCAGCGTGGTCGAACTGCTCGGCACGTACCGCACGCTCAACGAACTCGGCTACGACATCGTCGCCACGTTCCTGTGGATCGCGGTCGGCTACCTGATCATCACGCTGACGCTCAGCGCGGTGTTCCGGATCCTGGAGAAGCGTCTGGAGGTGGCCCGATGA